Proteins from a genomic interval of Rhodothermus marinus:
- a CDS encoding IS4 family transposase, translating into MDTENPELDELSAWLVHELHDVALGDKRLERRLLTTGAKLAARPSVSINQACADWADTKAAYRLFANAKTTAEKIRAPHYRRTRERARGHKRLFAIQDTTYLNYTHHPSTKGLGPIGTAQQKLSGMILHTSLLMTEQGLPLGLASQEIWVRPPKMHQRTAAARRKLPTEAKESAKWLKALRQSRAVVPPEAQLITIGDSESDLFALFDLARALGTELLVRAAQNRSVCAPEVGRLWEVMGRQAVCGQLQVVASARKGKPKRQALVTVRFAPVSLKAPQHLRKTMGDMPLYAVLVQEEAPPRDVSSPLCWLLLTTVPVDSFADAVERIRWYGLRWQIEVYHKVLKSGCGVEKAQLASVERLLPYLALLSIIAWRLFWMTLLARHAPEAPCTLVLAAHEWRALYAFHHKTHQVPARPPTVGQVVLWIARLGGFLARKNDGPPGVTVLWRGWQRLSDIASAWLTFHPS; encoded by the coding sequence ATGGATACGGAAAACCCTGAGCTTGATGAGCTGTCCGCCTGGCTTGTGCATGAGTTACACGACGTTGCGCTGGGCGATAAGCGTCTGGAGCGGCGACTGCTCACAACAGGCGCCAAACTGGCGGCCAGGCCTTCGGTGTCAATCAATCAGGCCTGTGCGGATTGGGCCGACACCAAGGCCGCCTACCGGCTCTTTGCCAATGCCAAAACGACCGCCGAAAAGATCCGCGCGCCCCATTATCGCCGCACCCGGGAACGAGCCCGGGGGCACAAACGGCTCTTTGCCATTCAGGACACGACGTATCTGAACTACACCCATCACCCGAGTACCAAGGGGCTGGGGCCCATTGGCACCGCGCAGCAGAAGCTGTCCGGCATGATCCTGCACACCAGCCTGCTGATGACGGAGCAAGGCCTTCCGCTCGGATTGGCCAGCCAGGAGATCTGGGTGCGTCCGCCTAAAATGCACCAGCGCACCGCAGCAGCACGACGCAAACTGCCGACCGAAGCTAAGGAAAGCGCCAAGTGGCTCAAGGCCCTGCGCCAGAGCCGGGCCGTTGTTCCCCCCGAGGCGCAGCTTATCACCATCGGCGACAGCGAGTCGGACCTTTTTGCGCTGTTTGACCTGGCCCGCGCCCTGGGGACCGAGCTGCTGGTGCGGGCCGCCCAGAACCGTTCGGTCTGTGCGCCCGAGGTGGGGCGGCTCTGGGAGGTGATGGGCCGGCAGGCGGTGTGCGGTCAGCTGCAGGTGGTTGCCTCGGCCCGCAAAGGGAAGCCGAAACGCCAGGCCCTGGTCACGGTGCGCTTTGCGCCTGTGAGCTTGAAAGCCCCCCAGCACCTGCGCAAAACGATGGGCGACATGCCACTCTATGCGGTGCTGGTGCAAGAGGAGGCTCCGCCCCGGGATGTCAGCTCCCCTTTGTGCTGGCTTCTTTTGACCACGGTGCCTGTAGATAGTTTTGCCGACGCCGTGGAGCGGATCCGGTGGTACGGCCTGCGCTGGCAGATTGAAGTCTATCACAAGGTGCTCAAATCGGGATGCGGTGTGGAGAAAGCTCAGTTGGCCAGTGTGGAGCGTTTGTTGCCTTATTTGGCCCTTTTGAGCATCATCGCCTGGCGTCTTTTCTGGATGACGCTGCTGGCGCGTCATGCGCCGGAGGCGCCCTGCACGCTGGTTTTGGCCGCACATGAGTGGCGGGCCCTGTATGCCTTCCACCACAAGACCCACCAGGTGCCGGCCCGGCCGCCCACGGTGGGTCAGGTGGTCTTGTGGATTGCGCGGCTGGGCGGCTTTTTAGCTCGCAAAAACGACGGTCCTCCGGGTGTCACGGTGCTCTGGCGTGGTTGGCAACGTCTTAGCGATATTGCCTCCGCCTGGCTTACCTTTCACCCCTCCTGA
- a CDS encoding endonuclease domain-containing protein → MSVNRARVQYRRWLRRQATPAERRLWACLRKRQLAGRRFRRQHSIGPYVVDFYCPSERLVIELDGAVHEDVARACYDARREAYLRSRGLRVLRFENRQVLEQLDTVLEAIRQAFRG, encoded by the coding sequence ATGTCGGTCAATCGCGCGCGCGTACAATACCGTCGCTGGCTTCGGCGACAGGCCACGCCGGCCGAACGACGGCTCTGGGCCTGCTTGCGAAAACGTCAGTTGGCAGGACGTCGTTTTCGTCGCCAGCACAGCATCGGACCTTATGTGGTGGATTTTTACTGTCCGTCGGAGCGACTGGTGATCGAGTTGGATGGGGCGGTGCATGAAGATGTGGCCCGAGCGTGCTACGATGCCCGGCGTGAGGCATATCTGCGATCGCGGGGGCTTCGGGTGTTGCGCTTTGAGAATCGGCAGGTGCTGGAGCAGCTGGATACGGTGCTGGAGGCGATCCGCCAGGCGTTTCGTGGGTGA
- a CDS encoding IS4 family transposase has translation MDTENPELDELSAWLVHELHDVALGDKRLERRLLTTGAKLAARPSVSINQACADWADTKAAYRLFANAKTTAEKIRAPHYRRTRERARGHKRLFAIQDTTYLNYTHHPSTKGLGPIGTAQQKLSGMILHTSLLMTEQGLPLGLASQEIWVRPPKMHQRTAAARRKLPTEAKESAKWLKALRQSRAVVPPEAQLITIGDSESDLFALFDLARALGTELLVRAAQNRSVCAPEVGRLWEVMGRQAVCGQLQVVASARKGKPKRQALVTVRFAPVSLKAPQHLRKTMGDMPLYAVLVQEEAPPRDVSSPLCWLLLTTVPVDSFADAVERIRWYGLRWQIEVYHKVLKSGCGVEKAQLASVERLLPYLALLSIIAWRLFWMTLLARHAPEAPCTLVLAAHEWRALYAFHHKTHQVPARPPTVGQVVLWIARLGGFLARKNDGPPGVTVLWRGWQRLSDIAAAWLAFHPS, from the coding sequence ATGGATACGGAAAACCCTGAGCTTGATGAGCTGTCCGCCTGGCTTGTGCATGAGTTACACGACGTTGCGCTGGGCGATAAGCGTCTGGAGCGGCGACTGCTCACAACAGGCGCCAAACTGGCGGCCAGGCCTTCGGTGTCAATCAATCAGGCCTGTGCGGATTGGGCCGACACCAAGGCCGCCTACCGGCTCTTTGCCAATGCCAAAACGACCGCCGAAAAGATCCGCGCGCCCCATTATCGCCGCACCCGGGAACGAGCCCGGGGGCACAAACGGCTCTTTGCCATTCAGGACACGACGTATCTGAACTACACCCATCACCCGAGTACCAAGGGGCTGGGGCCCATTGGCACCGCGCAGCAGAAGCTGTCCGGCATGATCCTGCACACCAGCCTGCTGATGACGGAGCAAGGCCTTCCGCTCGGATTGGCCAGCCAGGAGATCTGGGTGCGTCCGCCTAAAATGCACCAGCGCACCGCAGCAGCACGACGCAAACTGCCGACCGAAGCTAAGGAAAGCGCCAAGTGGCTCAAGGCCCTGCGCCAGAGCCGGGCCGTTGTTCCCCCCGAGGCGCAGCTTATCACCATCGGCGACAGCGAGTCGGACCTTTTTGCGCTGTTTGACCTGGCCCGCGCCCTGGGGACCGAGCTGCTGGTGCGGGCCGCCCAGAACCGTTCGGTCTGTGCGCCCGAGGTGGGGCGGCTCTGGGAGGTGATGGGCCGGCAGGCGGTGTGCGGTCAGCTGCAGGTGGTTGCCTCGGCCCGCAAAGGGAAGCCGAAACGCCAGGCCCTGGTCACGGTGCGCTTTGCGCCTGTGAGCTTGAAAGCCCCCCAGCACCTGCGCAAAACGATGGGCGACATGCCACTCTATGCGGTGCTGGTGCAAGAGGAGGCTCCGCCCCGGGATGTCAGCTCCCCTTTGTGCTGGCTTCTTTTGACCACGGTGCCTGTAGATAGTTTTGCCGACGCCGTGGAGCGGATCCGGTGGTACGGCCTGCGCTGGCAGATTGAAGTCTATCACAAGGTGCTCAAATCGGGATGCGGTGTGGAGAAAGCTCAGTTGGCCAGTGTGGAGCGTTTGTTGCCTTATTTGGCCCTTTTGAGCATCATCGCCTGGCGTCTTTTCTGGATGACGCTGCTGGCGCGTCATGCGCCGGAGGCGCCCTGCACGCTGGTTTTGGCCGCACATGAGTGGCGGGCCCTGTATGCCTTCCACCACAAGACCCACCAGGTGCCGGCCCGGCCGCCCACGGTGGGTCAGGTGGTCTTGTGGATTGCGCGGCTGGGCGGCTTTTTAGCTCGCAAAAACGATGGTCCTCCGGGTGTCACGGTGCTCTGGCGTGGCTGGCAACGTCTCAGCGATATTGCCGCCGCCTGGCTTGCCTTTCACCCCTCCTGA
- a CDS encoding LA_3696 family protein: protein MAILTVPKVLREKLGDEGVEALIALLNEAAHHERDNLLGILAERFERRVTEEGKRLEVQMAELEKRLDHRITEEVSHLEKQMAELEKRLDHRITEEVARLEKQMAELEKRLDHRITEEVARLEKQMAELEKRLDHRITEEGKRLEVQIAELEKRLDHRITEEVSRLEKQMAEVSAQLQVTLSERYASLVRWMFIFWAGQIGVIAALLALLR, encoded by the coding sequence ATGGCGATTCTGACGGTCCCGAAAGTTTTGCGCGAAAAGCTCGGCGACGAGGGCGTCGAGGCGCTGATCGCTTTGCTTAACGAAGCGGCCCATCACGAGCGGGACAACCTGCTGGGGATCCTGGCCGAGCGTTTCGAGCGGCGGGTGACGGAGGAGGGGAAACGGCTGGAGGTCCAGATGGCGGAGCTGGAGAAGCGACTGGATCATCGGATCACAGAGGAAGTGTCGCATCTGGAAAAGCAGATGGCGGAGTTAGAGAAGCGGCTGGATCATCGGATCACGGAGGAGGTGGCCCGTCTGGAAAAGCAGATGGCGGAGTTGGAGAAGCGGCTGGATCATCGGATCACGGAGGAGGTGGCCCGTCTGGAAAAACAGATGGCGGAGCTGGAGAAGCGGCTGGATCATCGAATCACAGAGGAGGGGAAACGGCTGGAGGTCCAGATAGCGGAGTTGGAGAAGCGACTGGATCATCGGATCACAGAGGAGGTGTCGCGACTGGAAAAGCAGATGGCCGAGGTATCGGCGCAGTTGCAGGTGACGCTCAGCGAGCGCTATGCGAGTCTGGTGCGGTGGATGTTTATTTTCTGGGCGGGGCAGATCGGGGTGATTGCGGCACTGCTGGCGCTGCTGCGATAG
- a CDS encoding M1 family metallopeptidase yields the protein MLTPDRKRPRRFRIALPGLICCLVLLAAQTACAQRQLGARVTNHSGGPLLPEQAAYDVTFYELALRVEPDARRIDGTLTVQARVVHPLIWFVLDLDTVLTVRRIEEQVAGRWVPRTFEHRPDGRIWTHLAHTRQPGRQVVLRVHYGGVPREAPYPPWIGGFTWARTVDGRPWIATSNQGEGADLWWPCKDHPSDEPDSMALHITVPEPLVVASNGRLRRVERHADGTRTYHWFVSTPINNYGVALNIAPYRTVDTTYVSVAGDTIPVTFWVLPERAADARRMLPEFLDHLAFYERRLGPYPFRADKYGIAHTPFLGMEHQTIIAYGSDFSDRPYGYDWLHHHELGHEWWGNLVTAYDWKDFWLHEGFCTYMQALYAEERFGPEAYRAELMRYRSAIRNRRPIAPRTSKTTTEMYFADPATGQTDNDIYYKGAWVLHTLRYLIGDAAFFRALRRMAYPDPALERVVDGRQCRFATTDDFATLVEEITGQELDWFFEVYVRRAELPRLVVTREPDRLILRWETPDNLPFPMPVEVQIGDTRRRIPMPDGEAVVPLGELEAEPIIDPDLRILRDEARR from the coding sequence ATGCTGACGCCAGACCGAAAACGACCGAGACGCTTCCGGATTGCCCTGCCGGGGCTGATCTGCTGCCTGGTGCTGCTGGCCGCACAGACCGCCTGTGCGCAGCGGCAGTTGGGGGCGCGCGTGACGAACCACTCCGGCGGACCGCTGCTTCCCGAGCAGGCCGCCTACGACGTGACCTTTTATGAGCTGGCACTGCGCGTCGAGCCGGACGCCCGCCGCATCGACGGCACGCTGACGGTGCAGGCCCGCGTGGTGCATCCGCTCATCTGGTTCGTGCTCGACCTCGACACGGTGCTGACCGTCCGGCGCATTGAAGAACAGGTGGCGGGACGGTGGGTGCCGCGCACCTTCGAGCACCGACCGGACGGACGCATCTGGACGCACCTGGCCCACACCCGTCAGCCGGGCCGGCAGGTGGTGCTCCGTGTGCACTACGGCGGCGTGCCCCGCGAGGCGCCTTATCCGCCCTGGATCGGCGGCTTCACCTGGGCCCGCACGGTCGACGGCCGGCCCTGGATCGCCACCTCCAACCAGGGCGAAGGGGCCGACCTCTGGTGGCCCTGCAAGGACCATCCCTCGGACGAACCCGACTCGATGGCGCTGCACATCACGGTGCCCGAACCGCTCGTGGTGGCCAGCAACGGCCGCCTGCGCCGCGTCGAGCGACACGCCGACGGCACGCGCACCTACCACTGGTTCGTCTCGACGCCCATCAACAACTACGGCGTGGCGCTGAACATCGCCCCTTACCGGACCGTCGATACCACCTACGTCAGCGTGGCGGGCGATACGATACCGGTCACCTTCTGGGTGCTGCCCGAACGCGCGGCCGACGCCCGCCGCATGCTGCCGGAGTTTCTCGACCACCTGGCCTTCTACGAGCGGCGACTGGGACCCTATCCGTTTCGGGCCGACAAGTACGGCATTGCACACACGCCCTTCCTGGGCATGGAGCACCAGACGATCATCGCCTACGGCAGCGACTTTTCGGACCGGCCCTACGGCTACGACTGGCTGCATCACCACGAGCTGGGCCATGAATGGTGGGGTAACCTGGTGACCGCCTACGACTGGAAGGATTTCTGGCTGCACGAGGGCTTCTGCACCTACATGCAGGCGCTCTATGCGGAGGAACGCTTCGGACCGGAAGCCTACCGGGCCGAATTGATGCGCTATCGATCCGCCATCCGCAACCGGCGGCCTATCGCCCCTCGCACCTCGAAGACCACGACCGAGATGTACTTTGCCGACCCCGCCACGGGTCAGACGGACAACGACATCTATTACAAGGGCGCCTGGGTGCTCCACACGCTGCGTTATCTGATCGGCGACGCGGCGTTCTTCCGGGCGCTGCGCCGCATGGCCTATCCCGATCCGGCCCTGGAGCGCGTCGTCGACGGCCGCCAGTGCCGCTTTGCCACTACGGACGACTTCGCCACGCTGGTGGAGGAGATCACCGGCCAGGAGCTGGACTGGTTCTTCGAGGTGTATGTGCGCCGTGCCGAGCTGCCCCGGCTGGTCGTGACGCGCGAGCCGGACCGTCTCATTCTGCGCTGGGAAACGCCGGACAACCTGCCGTTTCCGATGCCTGTCGAGGTGCAGATCGGCGACACCCGCCGTCGCATTCCCATGCCGGACGGCGAGGCCGTCGTGCCGCTGGGCGAACTCGAAGCCGAGCCGATCATCGACCCGGACCTCCGGATCCTGCGGGATGAAGCGCGCAGGTGA
- a CDS encoding glutamate-cysteine ligase family protein translates to MATTSNEAQALSPFALQLLQDLAALARMLEDGLIERGVRRIGAEQELFLVEPCGNPAPVAEQVLARNRDPHLVPELTRFNLEINLEPVLLEGDGLRRLERQLLERLAHARKLARELGDDIALCGILPTIHLSDLTRDNMTPRPRYARLNEAITRLRGGPIQLQITGIDELFVQLDSIMAEGCNASFQVHLQVDPDAFPRFYNAAQLAAAPVLAAGVNAPVLFGKRLWHETRIAVFRQAIDTRGGNLYLREMSPRVHFGTDWVRESVLEIYREDLARFRVLLTPESPPEDAWKVLEQGGMPRLEALQLFNGTVYRWNRACYGVSEGRPHLRIENRVLPSGPTPADEVANAAFWVGLVLELAHREPELHRRMDFDEVRGNFIAAARLGLGAHLTWLDGARWPAQRLILEELLPMARAGLQRAGVDPADIAYYLGIIRERVESRQTGAEWQLRSLAAMKGQGSRAERLEALVLTMQAYQQENRPVHRWEPARLAAVRRRAAQGNRRVEHVMTTDLFTVQEDEPLQFVAALMDWKQLDAVPVEDVHHRPVGLVHREAVQQALQEKDPTTAVRLVMNPRPIVVTPETPLTEAMRLLEARKAAALLVVHREQLVGMLTRAELPAF, encoded by the coding sequence ATGGCCACGACTTCGAATGAAGCACAAGCCCTCTCGCCGTTTGCTCTGCAGCTGCTGCAAGACCTTGCGGCGCTTGCGCGGATGCTGGAGGATGGGTTGATTGAGCGGGGCGTCCGCCGGATCGGGGCCGAGCAGGAGCTGTTTCTGGTGGAGCCCTGCGGCAATCCGGCGCCGGTGGCCGAGCAGGTGCTGGCGCGTAACCGGGATCCGCACCTGGTGCCCGAACTGACGCGCTTTAACCTGGAGATCAACCTGGAGCCGGTGCTTCTGGAAGGCGACGGTCTGCGGCGCCTGGAACGACAGCTGCTGGAGCGGCTGGCCCATGCAAGAAAGCTGGCGCGCGAGCTGGGCGACGACATTGCGCTGTGCGGCATCCTGCCCACCATTCATCTCTCGGACCTGACGCGCGACAACATGACGCCCCGGCCGCGCTACGCCCGGCTTAACGAAGCCATCACGCGCCTGCGCGGTGGCCCCATTCAGTTGCAGATCACGGGTATCGACGAGCTGTTCGTGCAGTTGGACTCCATCATGGCCGAGGGCTGTAACGCCAGTTTCCAGGTGCACCTGCAGGTCGATCCGGACGCCTTTCCCCGCTTTTACAACGCCGCCCAGCTGGCCGCCGCGCCCGTGCTGGCCGCCGGGGTCAACGCCCCGGTGCTTTTCGGTAAGCGGCTCTGGCACGAGACGCGCATTGCGGTCTTCCGGCAGGCCATCGATACGCGGGGCGGCAACCTGTACCTGCGCGAAATGAGCCCACGCGTGCACTTTGGCACGGACTGGGTGCGGGAGTCAGTGCTGGAAATCTACCGCGAGGACCTGGCCCGCTTCCGGGTATTGCTCACGCCGGAGTCGCCTCCGGAAGATGCCTGGAAGGTGCTGGAACAGGGCGGCATGCCCCGGCTGGAGGCGCTGCAGCTTTTCAACGGAACGGTCTATCGCTGGAATCGGGCCTGTTATGGGGTGTCGGAGGGCCGTCCGCACCTGCGCATCGAAAACCGCGTGCTTCCTTCCGGCCCCACGCCCGCCGACGAGGTGGCCAATGCGGCCTTCTGGGTAGGGCTCGTGCTGGAGCTGGCGCACCGTGAGCCGGAGCTGCACCGGCGGATGGATTTCGACGAGGTCCGGGGCAACTTCATCGCCGCGGCCCGGCTCGGGCTGGGCGCGCATCTGACCTGGCTGGACGGCGCGCGCTGGCCGGCCCAGCGGCTCATCCTGGAGGAACTGCTGCCGATGGCGCGGGCCGGACTGCAACGCGCGGGTGTCGATCCGGCGGACATCGCCTATTATCTGGGGATCATCCGGGAGCGGGTGGAAAGTCGTCAGACCGGCGCCGAATGGCAGCTTCGTTCGCTGGCGGCAATGAAAGGGCAGGGGAGCCGCGCCGAACGCCTGGAGGCGCTGGTGCTGACCATGCAGGCCTATCAGCAGGAGAATCGGCCGGTGCATCGCTGGGAGCCGGCGCGGCTGGCCGCGGTGCGGCGGCGCGCAGCGCAGGGCAACCGCCGCGTGGAGCACGTCATGACCACCGATCTGTTCACCGTGCAGGAAGACGAGCCGCTGCAGTTCGTGGCGGCGCTGATGGACTGGAAGCAGCTGGACGCCGTGCCCGTCGAGGACGTCCACCACCGACCCGTCGGTCTGGTGCACCGTGAGGCGGTGCAGCAGGCGCTTCAGGAAAAAGATCCGACGACGGCCGTTCGGCTCGTGATGAATCCACGACCGATCGTGGTCACACCCGAAACGCCACTGACCGAGGCGATGCGGTTGCTGGAGGCGCGGAAGGCCGCGGCGCTACTGGTCGTGCACCGGGAGCAGCTCGTCGGCATGCTCACCCGCGCCGAGCTTCCCGCTTTCTGA